Below is a genomic region from Leishmania mexicana MHOM/GT/2001/U1103 complete genome, chromosome 20.
ggcggAAGGATCGGTTCCGTAGCCTAGCTGAAAGACAGGGACCCCCAAGCACCGCCCGTGCACCCCTagctgctccaccgcacCATGTCGGAAGGTGTCGCCGGCGGCCAAGAGGACCGAATTACCGTTCTGTTGCAGCCAATAGGTTATCTTTGCGAGGGACGTAGACTTACCCACCCCATTCACGCCGCAGAGGACAATGGAGTAAGGTTTCCCGGCGGCCTTGGCAGCGGCCACGTCGCGTAAGAGGTTCACCTCGCGCTTCGGCTGCAGAATGCGACGCAGCGAGGCCATCATGGCGTCCTCGACGGTCTTGTAGAGCGAGTCGAACGTGCCGAGCCGCTTGCCAGCTAGGGAGGCCTCGACAGACTTGCACACGTGCTCGGCAACCTCCACGGCAACGTTCTTCGCAATGAGCTTCTCGCGCAAGTCAGGGATGATGTTCTTCAAGTCCTCTGCGTCTACCTCTCGGGTGCCGACATAGGAGCGCAGCCACGTCGCCAAGCGACCACGCGACTGCCCCTCCCACTCTCGCTCCTTCACCGGGGCAATAGCACCATTAGGCAGGCGCTTGATGTACGTCTCGCGCTGTATGCTagcctgcgcctgcagctccgcctcggtTGCCTTCTTCTCGTGTAACTGCTTCTCCACCATGGGGTCGTGAACGGCCCCGGGGTTGTCCCACCTGGTCGGCTTCTTGCCACGCTTCTTGGCCGAGCCGCtggatgccgccgcctccgatGCACCACTTGCATTGCTCTTTCCAGGACCGCCGCCAATAGTGAGACGACGACCATCTTTAGTCACGATAACCTTGCCTGCATTCTGTGTGGCGGGCTGCTGGGGGCTGTCCCCATAcacgtcgtcgtccgcgtcgtcctcctgCGCGGAGACGCTGTTGCTTGCCTCTCCCGCGGCACTACTGCTACCGCTGCACGCAGCCTCATCCCTATCCTCGCCTTCTACGCCATGCCGCGaggccgcctcctcgctggCATTGAACTTcgcgagcagcgcggcgtaCTCCGCACTGAACTCCATCAAGTTTGCGGCCGGCACCTGCTTGCTGCTCCCTTGAGTGTTGAAAAAGAAGTCCTGCTGGGCAGTTTGCTTGCCGTATTTCTTAGCAAAGGTAGTTGCGATGTCGCGCAGAAAAACGTGCATGTAGTGCGGCTTGAAGAACTTGGGATACACCGCGACGACGAAGAACCTGGCGTCGTTCTCCAAGGTCCACCGCAGCTGGTAGTCGTCCACGTTGTATTGCGCGTGACCCGCACGATCCTCTAGCAGCACTTCCTGGATCAGTTTGTTCACCATGGTACGCCGCCCTGTTTCGTGGGTTGTACACTGCCACAGCAccacgccgctgtcgctcacAATCGACAGTGTATCAATCATCCTGCCTATACCGCTGACGCTCTTTCTCTTGGTTGTTCTTAAAGCTGCACTAGCGGCACATCAAGTGGAACATGCGAACACCGtacgtgtgtacgtgtgtatgtgtacgggggggggggggtagagtCAGTGAAAGGCAATGAAAAAGGAAGACAGACTCACAGATTGGCAGGCATGAAGAGACACCGCtacccaccacacacacagagacacctCACTCGCTCTCATCGCTGATGGAATGGGAGTCTGTTAGACGCAGGAACAAAAGCGCGCGGGccccttgtgtgtgcgtgtgtgtgtgtgtgtgggagggggagggcgtaGTAACGCTGCGGAGATGGGTATCACAGAGGGTACGTGCGTATACAGCACTGGTAAGCACTCGCTAACCTCACAGCTTGACATGCATGAGGCAGTGGCGCCCTTTTTTCGTTGCGCTTCGCGCTAGCTTATGACGCCGTATCAGTATGCTGTGCTGCCTTCTCCGCAACTCATCAACTCAGCCTAGCGCGATTGCCGTCAATTATGTAGTGTACCCTCACCTGCAGTATGCATCACTTCTTTTTCGCCTTTGTTACTGTTGTTGCTGGAAGCTGTGGAGTACAGCTTCGCCTTTCGTTCAACGTGCCAGTCGATGGAAGCAACCGCGAAACGGAAGAGGACGGGACGGGCGCCTCACTatacagagagaaaaagacacacgcaccacacgGAAACAGATAACAGCATGCAACAAGCCCCAGAGAAAGCGCACAACCTTAAGTTCATCCGTGGGAGGGAGCCAGTGGAGACAAGGAACAAGTGAGAACAGCGAGTGAGATACACGTGAACGTTTTAGAAAGCGCACACACGGGGGACAGCAACTATAACTTGGTCGTCGGCGTTGCAGCACACGTCCATCACGCAAAGCGaggtggaaggggggagggttcAATCGAACCCCGCAAAGCCTGTCAACACGAACGCGTCGTAGTACTTCTTCTTGTGCAGCTGATGGCACCAGTTCCACGCGGATGTAAGCCTTCCGTCGATACAactgccgccgtcgtcgccagAACCGTCAAAGGCGTGCTTGAAGAAGTCGCTCAGGATCATCATCATCAACTCGGCGTAGCTATGATACTTGGAACGCAGCAGGTTTCGAAGACCGGGGTAGTTATCGTACTCGTGCGCCACCTGCGGCtgcccttcctcttcctcgtcctcctcgtggAAGACGTAGCGCAGCGCATGCAGCGTCTGCACAACCGGTTTTACCAGCCGAGGGATGACGGTGTACTTGTCGATGAACACCAGAGGGTTCGGCACGTCGCGATCGCCGAGGTGAATTACCTTTATACCAACCCATCCACCCATGCGCTGCTCCGTGTCGCGCACGAGGCGAGACATGACCCCGTAGCTCCTCGGTGCCGAGCACATGCGGTGAAACCCCTGCCCGGTGTTCGATACGACGTATTGACCCTGCCCCTCCACGAGCATgtcgtcctcggcggcctcCCACAGATTCAAAATATTCTTTTGCACGTTTtcccacagcagcagcgactcggCGACGTACTGACAGTGCGTCGCGTGGCTGTGCGTAAAgcaggcaccgccgcggccgtgGCGAATGGAGATGCTATAGACGTCGTCCGATGGAAGAGACTCAAAGTCGCGGCTCAACCAGCGCCGCAAGGTACGAAGCGGCCGCGTGTTGAACTGAATGAACGAATACACATCGTCAATGCTGCGCAGGCAGTGCTCGATGACCTCCTTCCTGTGCCCATCGCCTTTCCCGTAGCGTTCGATGAGGCTCTGCATGCCAGCCTGCTTCTCAGCCCCCTTCCGTTTCAGATAATCAGTGCGGACGACCTCGTCGTCAGCGAGGGTCTCGCAGTGGATACTAGAGAGGGCCGCCTCCACGGTCCGCACCGGTATGACGAGCGTGCTTTGAATGGCAAGAGCGCGCTGAATAGACTGCTTCTGCACATCCTGCAGCATCATCATTAGCTTGCCAAACTCTCCGCGGTGACTGAAGGGGTTCAGGCGTTTGTGGCGGCGCATAATCTCAAAGAGGTcttccagcagcggcacgacCGTGGCCACCTTAACCTCCCCTGCGAGGAAAGAGTTCTTCACGGAACGTGGAATGGCATCCGAGGCAATCGCGAGTCCGACAACGATGTCGATGAACTCGCGCATAGCCACTTCCATACGGCCCTCCTTCCCATAAGGGCGCATGAAGTCATCGACATCATCCGTATACTCACTCACTTTCAGTGCCGCCACTATGAGCTGCAGCTTCTGCCGCTCCAGGTCCGTCAGCCGGAGAGGGTATTGAGAGAAGTGCATGGCTACGTGCTGTTGCTTCGATCCTGTGTGTCTTGTTCAATGGCCTCTACACCGACGCACAGTCGCTCCCGTGGAAGAGAGTTTTGCGCGTGAGCTGCTATCTATTCAACAAAAGAGAAGactgcggcgccaccgtTATCCACTTCTTCCAccgcacacactcgcaccCCCACGCGCCACGGCTGGCCGCTTCACGAGAAACGGACTGTCGAGTGACGGAGCACTGCCGTGGCCAACAAGCTTCTCTTCCTTTACCAGCTTCTGCGGGTGCCTCAGTGTATGGGCCCGGCACGTGCAAAGGGAAAAAGAGAAGACaagaggcggggggagggtgggggtaACACCGTCAGAAAAACAGGAAAAGAaaccgcacgcacgcgcacctgcCGAGAGGGTACCACTTgtgtgctgttgctgcggcgcgccacGTGTTGCGAAGACCTCTCCAAATGAGGGTGAACAGAAAAAGGATGTGAGAGatcgtgtgtttgtgtgtgtgtgtgtgtgtcaaaTTATAACGGACGGACCGCCTGTTTCTCTACGTTTGTTTGTCTCTGCGGTGACCAAAACGGCGTGCGCTCACGAAACCGAACagatgcacgcacacgcacggatacgcgcggaggagcagtctctctttttttttgtgccgGTGCACCTGTTCCATTTGACCATCTACAAGATCATAAAACAGGGTACaacaagggggaggggtgagtAGGAGACGCGGAGACGGAAACGATGGCAAAGCGAAGCAGTGCACGCCATGAAAGgtgcgaagagagagagacgtcgCTACGGAAGCACTAGTTGCTGTCGGTGATCTCATGTAGCTGTGTTCATACAGTAGTGTAGGTCAAAGACGAGGAACGGCACCATGACGATGCACGCTGCGGCGTAAAGCTCGCATGCTGCAAACTCACTGCATCCTCCGTACACCTGGCGGTAGTACAAGAGCAGCAACCGTATTATTGTTGCAGCTGCATGCGCAGATGCATTTACGTGTGTCCTAGTGCAGGATCCACTCTGGGAGTGGCTCGAAACCTCTCGTGTATACAAGCACAGTACCTTTCCTATTGCGCGTGATTTGCCttgcgtgcgcctccacctcctcccagGGTTGGCGTTTCTCTGTGTCGCTGCCTTGCCGGTTGTGTAAGGTCCCCAGTTGGGAATTGGTGTCCCCTTTTTCCACTGTCGAGACGAGTGGCAATGCAACAGTGaaagaacacacacacgcacacccacacacacaaaaaaatcAATGGCACGTTCACCGATGGACATTGAAAGGGATGAGAAGACAGAGCAGGGCAGTCACAGTCGATGCGTATGGACAAGGAAGGGGCACGCGGCCCTggcctcgcctcctccccccccctcctctcctcctctccacactaccttcccttcccccccaTCTACTCGTTAATCTCTTCGACGCCGACTCGAGCCAACCTACTCATCTGTTTCGTCGACTCTGCCGCActacgcgcgcacgccgcgaGAAACGAACTTTTCACATTCAGAGCCTCCGTggggagtgtgtgtgtgtgtcaacATGCGGCAACACCTCCGCGACGGTTTCACACAACcatagagagaggggagtCCGGTGGAACCGGTAGGAGGAAGCACTAGGAAACCACACACAAAAACGTCTCGCAGAACACGGCGAAAAAGAGAAGTAAAGAAACCAAGCACGAAAGGAGAAGCGCGCATGCTGATATATAGACACGTAAGCCCATGCGCGTGGAGATGGACAACCCGAGACAAGACGTAGTGTGCCGCGTCAACTGTATGCATATAGAGTTTGATGGAAACACGTGAGGGAGGACAAGGGACAAGGAGACACCTGATGTACTCCCCTCCTTTCTTTCTCagtgtatgtatgtatgtatgtgtgtgtgtgtgtgtgtttctgtgcggtagatgtgtgtgggtgggtgggtggggggaagtTGACGTTATAGTACCGCAGATAAAAGGAGGAAAAGTGAAGATCACGAAAGCAAGAAGAAAAGAGGGATGGCAAGAGCTCCTCATCGCATCACCACCAGCACACATAAAATATACGCTTCGCGAGATGGTGACTGTTACACCTGCTAAGCACTaagacggcggtggcagcagaggagcacaagcggcaaaaaaaaggaagcgGTAGACAAGAGAATGAAGGAGAAAGTGAggcatcctcctcctggCCACCGGCGATGGCCaccgctccctcccctctgcttGTTGCACGTGCTCTTCAAATAGATACAGGAGTGGCAAAGACAAcgaaggcagcggtggtgtgcgGCTTGAAAGGCATCAAG
It encodes:
- a CDS encoding putative signal recognition particle receptor like protein, producing MIDTLSIVSDSGVVLWQCTTHETGRRTMVNKLIQEVLLEDRAGHAQYNVDDYQLRWTLENDARFFVVAVYPKFFKPHYMHVFLRDIATTFAKKYGKQTAQQDFFFNTQGSSKQVPAANLMEFSAEYAALLAKFNASEEAASRHGVEGEDRDEAACSGSSSAAGEASNSVSAQEDDADDDVYGDSPQQPATQNAGKVIVTKDGRRLTIGGGPGKSNASGASEAAASSGSAKKRGKKPTRWDNPGAVHDPMVEKQLHEKKATEAELQAQASIQRETYIKRLPNGAIAPVKEREWEGQSRGRLATWLRSYVGTREVDAEDLKNIIPDLREKLIAKNVAVEVAEHVCKSVEASLAGKRLGTFDSLYKTVEDAMMASLRRILQPKREVNLLRDVAAAKAAGKPYSIVLCGVNGVGKSTSLAKITYWLQQNGNSVLLAAGDTFRHGAVEQLGVHGRCLGVPVFQLGYGTDPSAVAAAAMAQANKQHIDVVMVDTAGRMQDHESRMRALAKLIHDNQPDLVLFVGEALVGNNGIDQLRKFNQCLVDFAPVGSRSRGIDGIVLTKFDTIDDKVGAALSMVYELGQPIVFVGVGQTYQDLKVIEPEVVVSALMK